The following are encoded in a window of Primulina eburnea isolate SZY01 chromosome 4, ASM2296580v1, whole genome shotgun sequence genomic DNA:
- the LOC140829531 gene encoding protein-tyrosine-phosphatase MKP1-like isoform X3 — protein MIREEEKEQSPGGSWKTYSRSVSWTGHPPRNSNSKPQWNSKARACLPPLQPLSIIRPSFEEWPKAGSDDLGIWPNPPTPGARPGFATPCENSALDKPPREFDFRKDKLAFFEKECSRILDHIYLGSDAVAKNREILHQNGITHVLNCVGFVCPEYFKKELVYKTLWLHDCPSEDITSILYDVFDYFEDVREQGKRVLVHCCQGVSRSNSLVIAYLMWKEGMSFDDAFQHVKAARGVTNPNVGFACQLLQCQKRVHALPASPTSVLRMYRMAPHSPYDPLHLVPKLLCEPIEQKLDSRGAFIIHIPCALYVWTGQHCTPVMSDNAMAAASQVIRYEKAQGPVITLKEGEETFEFWDALRYCRVKSEKESMPVEFDVVPATAHPSVGERKLLEYDLDFEIFHRALSGGVLPPCPLLEAGSVTHLPARENGWNRLRRKFASGVVKEFITSSKINSSGFPEHDLDFELSHGAIPGEVAPSYPLMESGSETCLPARENGWNRLRRKFAGGILKEHITSSKFNPSASQVSNGPYSIDICEEVEDFVSASDVSVSSNSRCDSPFSFVSFVTSSPGLSKSNLREVEFAAPLSEIALSRSPSFNLVDSFSSFLPSPNGLESRDADPGKRGPVEETVSVGQEVPGQCSSCGETLPSLSEHMGSHFPSRMILHSTAEVSRNTENLTSYMGNNVLKDVGCNSFNSDVPSEREGKKPISDANGYVPNDEF, from the exons ATGATAAGGGAAGAAGAGAAGGAGCAATCACCAGGTGGAAGTTGGAAGACATACTCAAGGTCGGTTTCATGGACTGGACATCCACCAAGAAATTCTAATTCTAAACCACAATGGAACAGCAAAGCACGAGCTTGTTTGCCGCCACTTCAGCCTCTCTCTATCATTAGACCGAGTTTTGAGGAGTGGCCAAAAGCTGGGTCGGATGATCTTGGTATATGGCCAAATCCTCCAACTCCCGGTGCAAGGCCTGGGTTCGCAACTCCCTGTGAAAATTCAGCCTTAGATAAACCTCCTCGAGAATTTGACTTTAGAAAAGACAAGCTTGCCTTTTTTGAGAAGGAATGCTCAAGGATTTTAGATCATATATATTTGGGTAGTGATGCCGTTGCAAAGAATCGCGAAATCCTCCACCAGAATGGAATCACTCATGTGCTGAACTGTGTGGGGTTTGTTTGCCCAGAATATTTTAAGAAGGAACTTGTGTACAAAACACTTTGGCTGCATGACTGCCCGTCTGAGGATATAACTAGTATTCTCTATGATGTGTTTGATTATTTTGAAGATGTTCGGGAACAAGGCAAGCGTGTTCTTGTACACTGCTGTCAAGGTGTGTCTCGATCAAACTCGTTGGTCATTGCATATCTTATGTGGAAAGAGGGGATGAGCTTTGATGATGCATTTCAGCATGTCAAGGCAGCCAGAGGAGTGACTAATCCAAATGTGGGATTTGCTTGCCAACTGTTGCAGTGCCAAAAAAGAGTGCATGCTCTCCCTGCAAGCCCTACTTCTGTTCTTAGGATGTACCGTATGGCACCTCACTCGCCATATGATCCCCTGCATCTTGTACCAAAACTGTTGTGTGAACCCATTGAGCAAAAACTCGACTCTCGAGGAGCTTTCATTATTCACATTCCTTGTGCTTTATATGTATGGACCGGGCAGCATTGCACCCCTGTGATGTCAGATAATGCCATGGCAGCTGCCTCTCAAGTAATTCGTTATGAAAAGGCTCAGGGTCCAGTTATTACTCTTAAAGAAGGTGAAGAGACATTTGAATTTTGGGATGCTCTCCGCTACTGCCGTGTAAAATCCGAGAAAGAAAGTATGCCTGTGGAGTTTGATGTGGTGCCCGCTACAGCTCATCCATCTGTTGGTGAAAGGAAACTCCTAGAGTACGATTTAGATTTCGAAATATTTCACAGAGCACTTTCTGGTGGGGTCTTACCACCATGTCCGTTACTGGAAGCAGGATCTGTGACGCATCTTCCTGCTAGAGAGAATGGTTGGAACAGATTGAGGAGAAAGTTTGCCAGTGGTGTTGTGAAAGAATTTATTACCTCGTCTAAAATCAACTCTAGTGGCTTTCCAGAGCATGATTTAGATTTTGAATTATCTCACGGAGCAATTCCTGGGGAGGTTGCACCATCATATCCATTAATGGAATCAGGATCTGAAACATGTCTTCCAGCAAGAGAGAATGGTTGGAACAGATTGAGGAGAAAATTTGCCGGTGGTATTTTGAAAGAACATATCACCTCTTCTAAATTCAACCCTAGTGCCTCCCAAGTAAGTAATGGACCCTATTCAATTGATATATGTGAAGAAGTTGAAGATTTTGTATCGGCTTCTGATGTTTCAGTGTCTTCCAATAGTCGGTGtgattcacctttttcatttgtTTCGTTTGTAACCAGCAGCCCTGGTTtgtccaaaagtaacttaagagaAGTGGAATTTGCAGCTCCTCTTTCTGAGATTGCATTGTCTCGATCACCATCATTCAATCTGGTGGATTCTTTTTCGTCTTTTCTG CCATCTCCTAATGGACTCGAATCCAGAGATGCTGATCCTGGTAAGCGTGGTCCTGTGGAGGAAACTGTTTCTGTAGGTCAAGAAGTACCCGGTCAATGTTCATCCTGTGGAGAGACTTTGCCCTCCCTTTCAGAGCATATGGGCAGCCATTTTCCTTCTAGGATGATCCTGCACTCCACTGCAGAGGTGTCTCGTAATACAGAAAACTTGACAAGCTACATGGGAAACAATGTATTGAAAGATGTTGGATGCAACAGCTTTAATAGTGATGTTCCTTCCGAGAGGGAGGGGAAAAAGCCAATTTCAGATGCAAATGGTTATGTTCCTAATGATGAGTTTTAA
- the LOC140829531 gene encoding protein-tyrosine-phosphatase MKP1-like isoform X1, with the protein MIREEEKEQSPGGSWKTYSRSVSWTGHPPRNSNSKPQWNSKARACLPPLQPLSIIRPSFEEWPKAGSDDLGIWPNPPTPGARPGFATPCENSALDKPPREFDFRKDKLAFFEKECSRILDHIYLGSDAVAKNREILHQNGITHVLNCVGFVCPEYFKKELVYKTLWLHDCPSEDITSILYDVFDYFEDVREQGKRVLVHCCQGVSRSNSLVIAYLMWKEGMSFDDAFQHVKAARGVTNPNVGFACQLLQCQKRVHALPASPTSVLRMYRMAPHSPYDPLHLVPKLLCEPIEQKLDSRGAFIIHIPCALYVWTGQHCTPVMSDNAMAAASQVIRYEKAQGPVITLKEGEETFEFWDALRYCRVKSEKESMPVEFDVVPATAHPSVGERKLLEYDLDFEIFHRALSGGVLPPCPLLEAGSVTHLPARENGWNRLRRKFASGVVKEFITSSKINSSGFPEHDLDFELSHGAIPGEVAPSYPLMESGSETCLPARENGWNRLRRKFAGGILKEHITSSKFNPSASQVSNGPYSIDICEEVEDFVSASDVSVSSNSRCDSPFSFVSFVTSSPGLSKSNLREVEFAAPLSEIALSRSPSFNLVDSFSSFLVSKSKSCSPSPALSPATSDYSSSFTFSPSSSNWSDLTFVSAQPSPNGLESRDADPGKRGPVEETVSVGQEVPGQCSSCGETLPSLSEHMGSHFPSRMILHSTAEVSRNTENLTSYMGNNVLKDVGCNSFNSDVPSEREGKKPISDANGYVPNDEF; encoded by the coding sequence ATGATAAGGGAAGAAGAGAAGGAGCAATCACCAGGTGGAAGTTGGAAGACATACTCAAGGTCGGTTTCATGGACTGGACATCCACCAAGAAATTCTAATTCTAAACCACAATGGAACAGCAAAGCACGAGCTTGTTTGCCGCCACTTCAGCCTCTCTCTATCATTAGACCGAGTTTTGAGGAGTGGCCAAAAGCTGGGTCGGATGATCTTGGTATATGGCCAAATCCTCCAACTCCCGGTGCAAGGCCTGGGTTCGCAACTCCCTGTGAAAATTCAGCCTTAGATAAACCTCCTCGAGAATTTGACTTTAGAAAAGACAAGCTTGCCTTTTTTGAGAAGGAATGCTCAAGGATTTTAGATCATATATATTTGGGTAGTGATGCCGTTGCAAAGAATCGCGAAATCCTCCACCAGAATGGAATCACTCATGTGCTGAACTGTGTGGGGTTTGTTTGCCCAGAATATTTTAAGAAGGAACTTGTGTACAAAACACTTTGGCTGCATGACTGCCCGTCTGAGGATATAACTAGTATTCTCTATGATGTGTTTGATTATTTTGAAGATGTTCGGGAACAAGGCAAGCGTGTTCTTGTACACTGCTGTCAAGGTGTGTCTCGATCAAACTCGTTGGTCATTGCATATCTTATGTGGAAAGAGGGGATGAGCTTTGATGATGCATTTCAGCATGTCAAGGCAGCCAGAGGAGTGACTAATCCAAATGTGGGATTTGCTTGCCAACTGTTGCAGTGCCAAAAAAGAGTGCATGCTCTCCCTGCAAGCCCTACTTCTGTTCTTAGGATGTACCGTATGGCACCTCACTCGCCATATGATCCCCTGCATCTTGTACCAAAACTGTTGTGTGAACCCATTGAGCAAAAACTCGACTCTCGAGGAGCTTTCATTATTCACATTCCTTGTGCTTTATATGTATGGACCGGGCAGCATTGCACCCCTGTGATGTCAGATAATGCCATGGCAGCTGCCTCTCAAGTAATTCGTTATGAAAAGGCTCAGGGTCCAGTTATTACTCTTAAAGAAGGTGAAGAGACATTTGAATTTTGGGATGCTCTCCGCTACTGCCGTGTAAAATCCGAGAAAGAAAGTATGCCTGTGGAGTTTGATGTGGTGCCCGCTACAGCTCATCCATCTGTTGGTGAAAGGAAACTCCTAGAGTACGATTTAGATTTCGAAATATTTCACAGAGCACTTTCTGGTGGGGTCTTACCACCATGTCCGTTACTGGAAGCAGGATCTGTGACGCATCTTCCTGCTAGAGAGAATGGTTGGAACAGATTGAGGAGAAAGTTTGCCAGTGGTGTTGTGAAAGAATTTATTACCTCGTCTAAAATCAACTCTAGTGGCTTTCCAGAGCATGATTTAGATTTTGAATTATCTCACGGAGCAATTCCTGGGGAGGTTGCACCATCATATCCATTAATGGAATCAGGATCTGAAACATGTCTTCCAGCAAGAGAGAATGGTTGGAACAGATTGAGGAGAAAATTTGCCGGTGGTATTTTGAAAGAACATATCACCTCTTCTAAATTCAACCCTAGTGCCTCCCAAGTAAGTAATGGACCCTATTCAATTGATATATGTGAAGAAGTTGAAGATTTTGTATCGGCTTCTGATGTTTCAGTGTCTTCCAATAGTCGGTGtgattcacctttttcatttgtTTCGTTTGTAACCAGCAGCCCTGGTTtgtccaaaagtaacttaagagaAGTGGAATTTGCAGCTCCTCTTTCTGAGATTGCATTGTCTCGATCACCATCATTCAATCTGGTGGATTCTTTTTCGTCTTTTCTGGTTAGTAAATCAAAGTCCTGTTCACCATCACCGGCACTTTCACCAGCTACCTCTGATTATTCAAGTTCATTTACCTTCTCCCCATCATCATCCAACTGGTCTGACTTAACGTTTGTATCGGCTCAGCCATCTCCTAATGGACTCGAATCCAGAGATGCTGATCCTGGTAAGCGTGGTCCTGTGGAGGAAACTGTTTCTGTAGGTCAAGAAGTACCCGGTCAATGTTCATCCTGTGGAGAGACTTTGCCCTCCCTTTCAGAGCATATGGGCAGCCATTTTCCTTCTAGGATGATCCTGCACTCCACTGCAGAGGTGTCTCGTAATACAGAAAACTTGACAAGCTACATGGGAAACAATGTATTGAAAGATGTTGGATGCAACAGCTTTAATAGTGATGTTCCTTCCGAGAGGGAGGGGAAAAAGCCAATTTCAGATGCAAATGGTTATGTTCCTAATGATGAGTTTTAA
- the LOC140829531 gene encoding protein-tyrosine-phosphatase MKP1-like isoform X2: MEEEKEQSPGGSWKTYSRSVSWTGHPPRNSNSKPQWNSKARACLPPLQPLSIIRPSFEEWPKAGSDDLGIWPNPPTPGARPGFATPCENSALDKPPREFDFRKDKLAFFEKECSRILDHIYLGSDAVAKNREILHQNGITHVLNCVGFVCPEYFKKELVYKTLWLHDCPSEDITSILYDVFDYFEDVREQGKRVLVHCCQGVSRSNSLVIAYLMWKEGMSFDDAFQHVKAARGVTNPNVGFACQLLQCQKRVHALPASPTSVLRMYRMAPHSPYDPLHLVPKLLCEPIEQKLDSRGAFIIHIPCALYVWTGQHCTPVMSDNAMAAASQVIRYEKAQGPVITLKEGEETFEFWDALRYCRVKSEKESMPVEFDVVPATAHPSVGERKLLEYDLDFEIFHRALSGGVLPPCPLLEAGSVTHLPARENGWNRLRRKFASGVVKEFITSSKINSSGFPEHDLDFELSHGAIPGEVAPSYPLMESGSETCLPARENGWNRLRRKFAGGILKEHITSSKFNPSASQVSNGPYSIDICEEVEDFVSASDVSVSSNSRCDSPFSFVSFVTSSPGLSKSNLREVEFAAPLSEIALSRSPSFNLVDSFSSFLVSKSKSCSPSPALSPATSDYSSSFTFSPSSSNWSDLTFVSAQPSPNGLESRDADPGKRGPVEETVSVGQEVPGQCSSCGETLPSLSEHMGSHFPSRMILHSTAEVSRNTENLTSYMGNNVLKDVGCNSFNSDVPSEREGKKPISDANGYVPNDEF, encoded by the coding sequence GGAAGAAGAGAAGGAGCAATCACCAGGTGGAAGTTGGAAGACATACTCAAGGTCGGTTTCATGGACTGGACATCCACCAAGAAATTCTAATTCTAAACCACAATGGAACAGCAAAGCACGAGCTTGTTTGCCGCCACTTCAGCCTCTCTCTATCATTAGACCGAGTTTTGAGGAGTGGCCAAAAGCTGGGTCGGATGATCTTGGTATATGGCCAAATCCTCCAACTCCCGGTGCAAGGCCTGGGTTCGCAACTCCCTGTGAAAATTCAGCCTTAGATAAACCTCCTCGAGAATTTGACTTTAGAAAAGACAAGCTTGCCTTTTTTGAGAAGGAATGCTCAAGGATTTTAGATCATATATATTTGGGTAGTGATGCCGTTGCAAAGAATCGCGAAATCCTCCACCAGAATGGAATCACTCATGTGCTGAACTGTGTGGGGTTTGTTTGCCCAGAATATTTTAAGAAGGAACTTGTGTACAAAACACTTTGGCTGCATGACTGCCCGTCTGAGGATATAACTAGTATTCTCTATGATGTGTTTGATTATTTTGAAGATGTTCGGGAACAAGGCAAGCGTGTTCTTGTACACTGCTGTCAAGGTGTGTCTCGATCAAACTCGTTGGTCATTGCATATCTTATGTGGAAAGAGGGGATGAGCTTTGATGATGCATTTCAGCATGTCAAGGCAGCCAGAGGAGTGACTAATCCAAATGTGGGATTTGCTTGCCAACTGTTGCAGTGCCAAAAAAGAGTGCATGCTCTCCCTGCAAGCCCTACTTCTGTTCTTAGGATGTACCGTATGGCACCTCACTCGCCATATGATCCCCTGCATCTTGTACCAAAACTGTTGTGTGAACCCATTGAGCAAAAACTCGACTCTCGAGGAGCTTTCATTATTCACATTCCTTGTGCTTTATATGTATGGACCGGGCAGCATTGCACCCCTGTGATGTCAGATAATGCCATGGCAGCTGCCTCTCAAGTAATTCGTTATGAAAAGGCTCAGGGTCCAGTTATTACTCTTAAAGAAGGTGAAGAGACATTTGAATTTTGGGATGCTCTCCGCTACTGCCGTGTAAAATCCGAGAAAGAAAGTATGCCTGTGGAGTTTGATGTGGTGCCCGCTACAGCTCATCCATCTGTTGGTGAAAGGAAACTCCTAGAGTACGATTTAGATTTCGAAATATTTCACAGAGCACTTTCTGGTGGGGTCTTACCACCATGTCCGTTACTGGAAGCAGGATCTGTGACGCATCTTCCTGCTAGAGAGAATGGTTGGAACAGATTGAGGAGAAAGTTTGCCAGTGGTGTTGTGAAAGAATTTATTACCTCGTCTAAAATCAACTCTAGTGGCTTTCCAGAGCATGATTTAGATTTTGAATTATCTCACGGAGCAATTCCTGGGGAGGTTGCACCATCATATCCATTAATGGAATCAGGATCTGAAACATGTCTTCCAGCAAGAGAGAATGGTTGGAACAGATTGAGGAGAAAATTTGCCGGTGGTATTTTGAAAGAACATATCACCTCTTCTAAATTCAACCCTAGTGCCTCCCAAGTAAGTAATGGACCCTATTCAATTGATATATGTGAAGAAGTTGAAGATTTTGTATCGGCTTCTGATGTTTCAGTGTCTTCCAATAGTCGGTGtgattcacctttttcatttgtTTCGTTTGTAACCAGCAGCCCTGGTTtgtccaaaagtaacttaagagaAGTGGAATTTGCAGCTCCTCTTTCTGAGATTGCATTGTCTCGATCACCATCATTCAATCTGGTGGATTCTTTTTCGTCTTTTCTGGTTAGTAAATCAAAGTCCTGTTCACCATCACCGGCACTTTCACCAGCTACCTCTGATTATTCAAGTTCATTTACCTTCTCCCCATCATCATCCAACTGGTCTGACTTAACGTTTGTATCGGCTCAGCCATCTCCTAATGGACTCGAATCCAGAGATGCTGATCCTGGTAAGCGTGGTCCTGTGGAGGAAACTGTTTCTGTAGGTCAAGAAGTACCCGGTCAATGTTCATCCTGTGGAGAGACTTTGCCCTCCCTTTCAGAGCATATGGGCAGCCATTTTCCTTCTAGGATGATCCTGCACTCCACTGCAGAGGTGTCTCGTAATACAGAAAACTTGACAAGCTACATGGGAAACAATGTATTGAAAGATGTTGGATGCAACAGCTTTAATAGTGATGTTCCTTCCGAGAGGGAGGGGAAAAAGCCAATTTCAGATGCAAATGGTTATGTTCCTAATGATGAGTTTTAA